In the genome of Arthrobacter sp. PAMC25284, the window GCATGGTGCCCACGGCGCCGGCACGTCGCACCTGCGCCAACTGGGCGCGCTTCTCTGCCCGCAACTCATCGAGCCGGGCGTACAACCCCGCAACATAGTCGCGTTCATGGGCCAAATCAGCGTCGTGCATCGAGCGTTCCCCTATCGAAAAAGACGGACCAACCATTCTACAACCATTTCGGTTGACCCGTCTGAAACACCTCATCGCGGCATTTGTCGGGAAATTCTACCGATATGGCCGGGATCGTCCAGCCCGCCCGTGATCAGCTACAGGTGCAGCAGCGAGTGGATCTGTTGTCCGGGCAGTGCCCCGCGGCCGTTCAGGGCATCGATTTCCAGGACAACGCCCACCCCGGCGACGTGGACGCCGCAGCGTTCGAACAGCCTGACGGTGGCGCCGAGTGTGCCGCCGGTGGCGAGCACATCGTCGAGGATCAGGACCCGGCTCCCGGGTGCGAGGTCCGTGGTGTGAAGTTCCAGGGTGGCGGTTCCGTATTCCAGTGTGTAATCCTCAGCGACCACCTCGCGCGGGAGCTTGCCGGCCTTCCTGACGGTAATGACGCCGGTTCCGGCGGCATAGGCCGCGGCGGACGCGAGCAGGAAGCCGCGGGCTTCGACGCCGGCGACGGCGTCGAAGTGGCCTTTGAACGGTTCAATCAGGGCATCGACGACGGCCTTCAGCGCGGCGGCGTCGGCAAAGACGGGAGTCAAGTCCTTGAAGCTGACCCCCGGTTTGGGATAGTCCGGGATAGTGGCGCAGAGGCTGCTGATCCGCTCTCCCACCGGCGCTGCTGGTCTGGTCGGGTCCGACTCGTTGTGATTCACCCATCCACCCTACTTGGTGGCGGCTATGGCCGACGGTTTTTCGCAGCCCGGTAACGGGACACCGTCGGATCGCCGGTGAGCCAGAACCGCCACGGAAACTCGTCGGTACCGCCGGCCCCGGCGACCCCCACCCGGGGACCGGAGCTGATGCGGGCCCCGGCGCTTCCCTCCGCGGCCGGCGGCAGTACCAGCCGGAAGGGCGCGCTGAGGGCGTCCCGGCCGCTGTCCGCCGTGGTCAGGCCCAGCGCGGTTGCCAGTCGCGCTGGTCCGCTCGCGAGGTCCTGCTCCGATTTCGACGTCGGCCGCCGGGCCCGTGCCAGGTCCTGCCCCGCCAGTACCTCGCCGGCCCGCAGCAGCAGCGCAGACGCGACTCCCTCGGGCCCGCAGACGATGTTGGCGCAGAAGTGCATTCCGTAGGTGAAGTAGACGTAGAGGTGTCCGGCGGGTCCGAACATGGGCGCGTTCCTGGCCGTCGGGCCGCGGAACGTGTGTGATCCGGGGTCAGGATGCAGGGAGTTACGTGGCCCGAGGTAGGCCTCAACTTCGGTGATGCGCACCGACACAGCGCCTTCGCGTCCCTCGTGCGTCAGGACGGCCCCCAGGAACAGGGGCGCAAGGTGCCGGGCATCCGTGGACAGCACCTCACGCAGGTCCATGCTGCCCGTTCGGCTCCCGCCACGGTCCGGCGGCGGTAACGGAAGAGGCAGGGAGCTCATGATCAGACTCTACAAGTCCGCCACAGCAGGCTGCACGGCCGTGTCCGATTCCCGCTAGCAGGCAGTCCCGGGACCTGACAGGATGGGATCATGGACTTTTGGCAACGCTACCGGGCAATTGATGCCCGGGACACCCGTTTCGACGGGCAGTTCTACACTGCCGTCCGGACAACGGGAATTTACTGCCGGCCGTCGTGTCCGGCCCGGACGCCGAAAGCGGGCAATGTCACGTTCTACGAAACCTCCGCCGCAGCCCACGATGCCGGGTACCGCGCCTGCAAACGCTGCCTGCCCGAAGCAGTGCCGGGAACGCCTGCCTGGAACCTCCGGTCCGACATTGCGGGACGGGCCATGCGCCTGATAGGCGACGGCGTGATCAACCGCGACGGTGTAGAAGGACTGGCGTCGCGGCTCGGCTATTCGTCCCGGCAGCTCAACCGGATCCTCACGCACGAATTGGGTGCCGGTCCGCTCTCCCTCGCGCGGGCCAGCCGCGCCCAAACGGCCCGCACCCTGCTGGTGTCAACCGAAATGCCGATAGCCGACGTGGCTTTTGCCGCCGGTTTCAGCAGCGTGCGCCAGTTCAACGGCACGATCGGCGATGTGTTCGCCATGACGCCTTCGGCCCTTCGCGCCACGGCGCGGCACCGCCGGGCGCCGGCTGCCTCCACGGCGCTGACACTGAACCTCCCCTACCGCGAGCCGTTCGATCCGGGGGTGTTCGACTTCCTCGCCGTCCGGGCCATCCCGGGAATCGAGGAAGGATCGTCGCGGTCCTATGCCCGGACGCTGCGGCTCGCCCACGGCGATGCCCGGTTCCGGGTTGACTACGACGCCGACGCGGACGGGCGGCCGCTTGTCCTGACCATCGGCGCCGTCGACCTGCGCGACCTCGCCTCCCTGCTCAGCCGGGTCAGGCGATTGCTGGACCTCGACGCCGATCCGGTCGCCATAGACGGGTCCCTTGCCACAGATCCGCGGCTCGCGGCGCGCGTTGCACGCACGCCCGGCATGCGGATGCCCGGGGCAGTCGATCCGCAGGAGCTCCTCATCAGGGCCATGATTGGGCAGCAAATTACCGTGGCAGCCGCCCGCACGGCGCTCACGCAACTTTCGGCGTGCGGCAGCGACTGCCTGGTGCCTGCCGACGGGCTGCATCGGCTGTTTCCCAGCGCCGGGCAGATTGCCGGAGCCGGCTTCGGACTGCTCCGCGGCCCGCAGCGCCGGATCGACTCCATCCGCGGCGCCGCAACGGCCATGGCGGCCGGCGAACTTGATTTCGGCTACGGCGATGACCTCCCTGGATTAGCCGCGAAGCTCCAGCCCCTGGCCGGCATTGGGCCGTGGACGGTCGGTTACGTCGCGATGCGGGTCATCGGCGCCCCGGATGTTTTTCTCGCCAACGACGCGGCCGTCCGCAACGGCATCCGCGCCCTGCACACGTCCGTCCCCGGACCGGCTGCCAACGAGCCGGCAACCCTTCAACAGGGGACCCAACAGCTGCAACCCGGCGGGCATCGCGACGGGCCGCTGTCGCCCGATTTCCGCGAGGTCAGCCCCTGGCGGTCCTACGCCACCATGCACCTCTGGGCCGCCGCAGCCGCCGCGCACGCCGCAGACCGGAAACGGCCCGCGGCGGCCGCCCCGGCGCCGCCCCTCACTCCACCGTCAAATCGAACGAAAGCGATCCTGTGAAAGCCCAGCTGCTGACCCTGTCCACCCCGGACGGTCCCTTCACCATCATTGCCTGCGAAGGCGCCGTGCTGGCTTCAGGCTGGACCGCCATCCCCGGCGAGCTGACCGGCCAGATTCATACCGATCTGCTGCCCGACGGCTACGAGGACGTCGCAGGCCTCGGCGCCATCTCCGCGGCTGTTGACGCGTTCTACGCGGGCGACCCAAATCCCGCCATGGACGTCGCGGTGCAGCAGAAGTCCGGCCCGTTCCGCAGTCATGCCTGGGAGATGCTGCGGACCGTGGCACCGGGACGGCCGGTGACATACACGGAGTACGCACAGTTGTCCGGCAACCCCAAAGCCGTCCGGGCTGCGGCCAGCGCCTGCGCTTTCAACGCCGCTGCCCTGTTTGTGCCCTGCCACCGGGTCATCCGGACCGATGGCAGCCTGGGCGGCTTCCGCTGGGGCCTGGCCATCAAGGAACGCCTCCTGGACCGCGAACACCAGCAGGCGTTGACCCTGGCCGGCCGCTGAGGCCAGCGCAGGCAGCGACCCGGGCCGGCGGCGTCGACACCGCCTGCGGCACCCATGCAAGCGCAGGCACCGACCAGGCCGGACGGTTCAGCGGGCGGGGGCCACCGCGGCCGGCCACGGCTCCAAATGAGGAAGGTCGACGCCGTCGGCTGCGGCGGTGGCACGCAGGCTGCCGAGCGTGGGGGTCCTGCCGGCAAGCCAGGCCGCGATGTCCGTCAACATGCCGCCGACCGCGGTGGATTGTGCACCGCTGCCAATGGTCACCGGCGGCAGGGCGAGCGGCTGCAGGATGAACCGCTGGCCCTCCGGCACCCGGGCGGACAGGAAGTCGAAGAGGTGTTCGCAGAAAGGCCGGTTCCAGGTTTCGGGGCCGCGGCCCATGCCAAGGTCGCTGGCGTGAATGACGAGTTCGCGCCAGATGGCCAGGCCTCCGTCGAACGCGACTCCCCCGCGGAAGCTGATGGGCTGCTGCCAGCCGGCCGGACCCGACCGGCCGGTCCCCTTGAGGGAATCAAAAGCACCCAGGACCCGAGCCAGAGCGGCCGAGACGTCCGCGCGGTGTTCCGCGGCGCTGTGGCCAGCGGCCATCTCGATGGCCTGGCTGCGGCCCTCGTAGCCGCCGTCGTAGAGCTCAATCGTCTCGCCGCGGGCTGCATACTCCAGCTGCCGGGCCATGGCGTTGGAGATGCCGGCGATGTGGGCGAGAACGTGGCCCCGGCTCCAGCCTGGCAGTTCCGATGGGGCTTTGATGTCCGGGTCAGCGAGAGTGGCGGTCATTCCGGCCACGATGTCGGCGGCGCGGTGCAGTTCTTCGAGGAGTTTTTCGGGTGTCATGACGGTCATGCCGCCTATCCTAGCCACGGAAGCTAGCGGAGGTTCTCAGGAACGACGCGGTGGCGGATGTGGCGGCGGTCGTGGCTGGCCTGCCAGAATTCGATTTCGCGGGGCCGCACCGCGTAGAGCTGCCAGTCGGGGTTGTCGCTGCCGTCCGCGCCGGGCCGGCTGTGCCAGTCGGCGGCCGAGGCCTCGGCGGACAGTTCCACCACGTCGCCGGTGACGCGCACCTGCCGGCCCTGCGGTGGCCAGTAGAAGTTCAGTGCCGCGTGCGGGTTGGCCTGCAGCTCCAGGCCCTTGCGTGAGGTGCGCGAGGTCGCGAAGTGCCAGCCGTCGTCGTCGATATCTTTGAGGATCAGCATCCGGGACGAGGGCCAGCCTTCGTCGTCAACGGTGGCCAGGCTGAACGCGTTCGGGGCCGCGACCCCGGCTTCGAGTGCCGCGTCGAGCCATTGCCGGAACAGTTCGGCCGGATCTGCGGGGGCGGCCGCCGGGTCGAACTCCGGCAGGTGCTCAGGGAAATCGGGCAGGGCGCGCAGCCGCTCACGGAAGGATTCGCTCATCTGCCCACCTTAAACGCCGCGAGGCGACACTTCGAGGCAATGATCAGGGAATATGTCCTGGGAACATTGCAACGAAGTGTCACCCCGCGTGTGGGCGGACGGAACTACACCGCGTAGGCCCGGACGCCGGCCAGCTCGGATTCGAGCGCCAGCAGCTGGCGTTCGACGGCGGCCGGCGCGGTGCCGCCCTGGGAGTTGCGGCTGTTCAGCGACCCTTCGGTGCTGAGGACCGTGCGGACCTCCGGCGTCAGGTGCGCCGAGATTGCGGCGTATTCCTCATCCGTGAGATCCCAGAGCTCAACGCCGCGGCTTTCGGCCTGCTTGACCGCGGCACCGGAGAGCTCGTGCGCCTCGCGGAACGGAACGCCCTGCCGGACGAGCCATTCGGCGATGTCGGTGGCCAAAGCGAAGCCTTGCGGCGCCAGCGATTCCATCCGTTCGGTGTTGAACTTCAGGGTGGCGATCATGCCCGAGACGGCCGGAAGCAACAGCTCCAGCGTGTCGGCGGCGTCGAACACCGGTTCCTTGTCTTCCTGCAGGTCGCGGTTGTACGCGAGCGGCAGACCCTTGAGCGTGGCCAACAGCCCGGTCAGGTTGCCGATCAGGCGCCCTGCCTTGCCGCGGGCCAGTTCGGCAACATCGGGGTTCTTCTTCTGCGGCATGATCGAGGACCCGGTCGAGTAGGAGTCATGCAGCGTAACGAAGGAGAACTCCTTGGTCGCCCAGAGAATGACCTCCTCTGAGACGCGCGAGAGGTCCACGCCGATCATGGCCGTGACCCAGGCAAACTCGGCGAAGACATCGCGGGAGGCAGTGCCGTCAATCGAGTTGTGCGTCGCGGAGAAGAAGCCGAGGTCCGCGGCGACGGCCTCCGGATCCAGGCCCAGCGAGGAACCGGCGAGGGCGCCGGATCCGTAGGGCGAGACGCCGGCGCGCTTGTCCCAGTCCTGCAGCCGCTGCACATCGCGCAACAGCGCCCAGGCGTGGGCGAGGAGGTGGTGGCTGAGCAGGACAGGCTGGGCGTGCTGCAGGTGGGTCCGCCCGGGCATGGCCGCACCGGGGTGGGTTTTGGCCTGTTCCACCAGGGCATCGATCGTTGCCAGGACGCCGCGGGCGATGATTCGGGCGTGGTCCCGCAGGAACATCCGGCCCAGGGTGGCGACCTGGTCGTTGCGCGACCGGCCGGCCCGGAGCTTGCCGCCGAGCTGCGTTCCGGCGCGCTCGATCAGTCCGCGTTCCAGCGAGCCGTGGACGTCCTCATCGGATTCCGAGGGCAGGTACGCGCCGGAGGCCACGTCCTCGTCGAGCCGGGTCAGGGCGGCGAGCATGCCTTCGAGCTCGACGTCGTCCAGCAGTCCGGCCTTGTGCAGCACCCGGGCGTGCGCCTTGGAGCCGGCGATGTCGTAGCGGGCCAGCCGCCAGTCAAAGTGCGTGGACTTGCTCAGCGCCGCCAGGGCATCCGCGGGGCCGCCGGCGAACCGGCCGCCCCACAGCGTGCCCTCGTTCGTCCCCGAGCGCTCCTGGGTCACTGTCCTGCGACCCGGATATCGCGGCCGGAGGCCACCTTGGCGGACATGCCCCACAGCTCGATGAAGCCCCTGGCCATGGACTGGTCGAAGGTGTCGCCGGTGTCGTAGGTGGCGAGGTCGAAGTCGTAGAGCGAGGTCTCCGAGCGGCGTCCGTTAACGATCGCCTGGCCGCCGTGCAGGACCATCCGGATGTCGCCGGTGACGTAGCGCTGGGTCTCTTCGATGAAGGCGTCGAGGGAACGCTTGAGCGGGGAGAACCACTGGCCGTCGTAGACCAGCTCGGACCAGCGCTGGCCGACGGTGGCCTTGAAGCGGGCCTGCTCGCGTTCGAGCGTGATGTCTTCGAGGTGCTTGTGGGCCGTGATCAGCGCCATGGCGCCGGGGGCCTCGTAAATTTCCCGGGACTTGA includes:
- a CDS encoding DNA-3-methyladenine glycosylase encodes the protein MDLREVLSTDARHLAPLFLGAVLTHEGREGAVSVRITEVEAYLGPRNSLHPDPGSHTFRGPTARNAPMFGPAGHLYVYFTYGMHFCANIVCGPEGVASALLLRAGEVLAGQDLARARRPTSKSEQDLASGPARLATALGLTTADSGRDALSAPFRLVLPPAAEGSAGARISSGPRVGVAGAGGTDEFPWRFWLTGDPTVSRYRAAKNRRP
- a CDS encoding pyridoxal 5'-phosphate synthase; protein product: MSESFRERLRALPDFPEHLPEFDPAAAPADPAELFRQWLDAALEAGVAAPNAFSLATVDDEGWPSSRMLILKDIDDDGWHFATSRTSRKGLELQANPHAALNFYWPPQGRQVRVTGDVVELSAEASAADWHSRPGADGSDNPDWQLYAVRPREIEFWQASHDRRHIRHRVVPENLR
- the argH gene encoding argininosuccinate lyase, translating into MTQERSGTNEGTLWGGRFAGGPADALAALSKSTHFDWRLARYDIAGSKAHARVLHKAGLLDDVELEGMLAALTRLDEDVASGAYLPSESDEDVHGSLERGLIERAGTQLGGKLRAGRSRNDQVATLGRMFLRDHARIIARGVLATIDALVEQAKTHPGAAMPGRTHLQHAQPVLLSHHLLAHAWALLRDVQRLQDWDKRAGVSPYGSGALAGSSLGLDPEAVAADLGFFSATHNSIDGTASRDVFAEFAWVTAMIGVDLSRVSEEVILWATKEFSFVTLHDSYSTGSSIMPQKKNPDVAELARGKAGRLIGNLTGLLATLKGLPLAYNRDLQEDKEPVFDAADTLELLLPAVSGMIATLKFNTERMESLAPQGFALATDIAEWLVRQGVPFREAHELSGAAVKQAESRGVELWDLTDEEYAAISAHLTPEVRTVLSTEGSLNSRNSQGGTAPAAVERQLLALESELAGVRAYAV
- a CDS encoding DNA-3-methyladenine glycosylase 2 family protein; this translates as MDFWQRYRAIDARDTRFDGQFYTAVRTTGIYCRPSCPARTPKAGNVTFYETSAAAHDAGYRACKRCLPEAVPGTPAWNLRSDIAGRAMRLIGDGVINRDGVEGLASRLGYSSRQLNRILTHELGAGPLSLARASRAQTARTLLVSTEMPIADVAFAAGFSSVRQFNGTIGDVFAMTPSALRATARHRRAPAASTALTLNLPYREPFDPGVFDFLAVRAIPGIEEGSSRSYARTLRLAHGDARFRVDYDADADGRPLVLTIGAVDLRDLASLLSRVRRLLDLDADPVAIDGSLATDPRLAARVARTPGMRMPGAVDPQELLIRAMIGQQITVAAARTALTQLSACGSDCLVPADGLHRLFPSAGQIAGAGFGLLRGPQRRIDSIRGAATAMAAGELDFGYGDDLPGLAAKLQPLAGIGPWTVGYVAMRVIGAPDVFLANDAAVRNGIRALHTSVPGPAANEPATLQQGTQQLQPGGHRDGPLSPDFREVSPWRSYATMHLWAAAAAAHAADRKRPAAAAPAPPLTPPSNRTKAIL
- a CDS encoding adenine phosphoribosyltransferase — its product is MNHNESDPTRPAAPVGERISSLCATIPDYPKPGVSFKDLTPVFADAAALKAVVDALIEPFKGHFDAVAGVEARGFLLASAAAYAAGTGVITVRKAGKLPREVVAEDYTLEYGTATLELHTTDLAPGSRVLILDDVLATGGTLGATVRLFERCGVHVAGVGVVLEIDALNGRGALPGQQIHSLLHL
- a CDS encoding maleylpyruvate isomerase family mycothiol-dependent enzyme, with the protein product MTVMTPEKLLEELHRAADIVAGMTATLADPDIKAPSELPGWSRGHVLAHIAGISNAMARQLEYAARGETIELYDGGYEGRSQAIEMAAGHSAAEHRADVSAALARVLGAFDSLKGTGRSGPAGWQQPISFRGGVAFDGGLAIWRELVIHASDLGMGRGPETWNRPFCEHLFDFLSARVPEGQRFILQPLALPPVTIGSGAQSTAVGGMLTDIAAWLAGRTPTLGSLRATAAADGVDLPHLEPWPAAVAPAR
- a CDS encoding methylated-DNA--[protein]-cysteine S-methyltransferase, translating into MKAQLLTLSTPDGPFTIIACEGAVLASGWTAIPGELTGQIHTDLLPDGYEDVAGLGAISAAVDAFYAGDPNPAMDVAVQQKSGPFRSHAWEMLRTVAPGRPVTYTEYAQLSGNPKAVRAAASACAFNAAALFVPCHRVIRTDGSLGGFRWGLAIKERLLDREHQQALTLAGR